The sequence AGCACCTCCTGTTTCGGCCAGAAGAAGTTGGTGTTGCACTGCACCTGCTCGAAGTACGAGCAGGTGACGCCACCTGCATTGGCCAGGAAATCCGGGATGACGAAGATGCCCCGCTCCTTGAAGGCCTCGTCCGCCTCCGGCGTCGTCGGACCGTTGGCACCTTCGGCGACGATCTTCACTGTGTCCGGGATCCGGCCGACGTTGTCGGCGGTGATCTGGTTCTCGAGCGCGGCGGGGACCAGGATCTCTACCTCCTGGTCGAGCCACGCGTCGGCCTCGAGGATTTCGTAACCGTTGGCCTCGGCCTCCTTCTTATCGATGGTGCCGAACCGGCTGGTGATGGAGAGCAGATAGTCGACGTCGATCCCGTCGCTCTTGCGGAAGGTGTAGGCAGCCTGATCATCGTTGTCCCAGCAGGCCACCGCCACGACTGTCCCGCCGAGCTCGATGAAGAGCTTGGCGGCGTATTGGGCGACGTTACCGAAGCCCTGCATCGAAGCCCGCCCACCTTCGATCGAAAGGCCCTGCCTCTTGAGGGCTTCACGCACCGTGTAGATGACGCCATATCCGGTCGCCTCGGTTCGCCCCAGCGAGCCACCGAGCTCGACCGGCTTGCCGGTGATGGTTCCGGGGTAATGGCCGGCGGCGAGTTTCTCGTACTCGTCGAGAATCCACACCATGTGCTGCGGGTTGGTCATGACATCGGGCGCCGGCACATCCTGTACCGGTCCGATGTTCCGTGCGACCTGCCGCACCCAGCCCCGGCACAGAGCCTCCTGCTCGCGGGAAGAAAGGTCGTGAGGATCACAGATGACCCCGCCCTTGCCCCCACCGAGAGGAATATCGACCACCGCGCACTTCCACGTCATCCAGGTAGCCAGGGCCCGCACCGTGTCGACCGTCTCCTGTGGGTGGAAGCGGATGCCGCCCTTGGCCGGGCCGCGGGCATCGTTGTGCTGCACCCTGAAGCCCTTGAAGACGCGCACCGTGCCGTCGTCCATCTTGACTGGAATCGTGAAGTGGTACTCGCGCTGCGGCCACCGCAGCAGTTCGCGGAGCCCATCCTCGAGCTGCAGCTTGTCGGCCACGGCATCGAACTGGCGCTGGGCCATCGCGAACGCATTGAACTCTGTCGCCATTGTCGCCTCCTCGAATGCGCAGACGCGCGCTGGGGTTATACGCCCTGCAACGTAGCACGTCAACCACTCGCTGGAGGCGGGAGATCACGACGGCCAAAGGCCGCCCGTAACACACCGCATTCACAGAGGTCCGTAATTCGTGAATCGGCAAGTCCCTCGGGGCCTCTCGCACCCTTCATCGCCATATACTCGGTGCGTGCCGTCGAAGCTGCGCATTCTCCATCTCATCGACAAAAACCGGCTCACGACCGGATCGGTCGTGCAGATGATGGAGGCTGCTCGAGGACTCGCACGACGAGGGCATCGGGTTTCGATCGGGGGTACACCCGGCGGAGATCTCGAGGATGCCTGCGGTGAGCACGGCGTCGGATTCCTCGGTCTCCGATTTCGCGGGCCGCGGTCGTGCTCCTCGATCAGGAAGCTCCGGCGGTACCTGCGGGCGCAGGAAACGGAGATCCTCCACGTCCACAAGGGGCGCGCGCACGCGGCGGCTCTCGCCGCAGCCACAGGTCTCGGACGCAACCCACGATTGGTCGTCAACCGGGGAGTCGTCTTCCGGCTCGACTCCTTCAACAAATTGAAATACCACCACCCCAGAGTCCGCGCGGTAGTGTGCGTCGCCGATGCGGTGCGCGAGGTCTCGATCGGATCGGCTGCTCTCGACCCGAGCATCGTCCACACCGTCTACGGAGGCACTGACGTCAAAGCCTTCGATCCGAAGCGTGCGTCGCGAGAGCCTGTGAGATCCGACCTCGACTTCGATTCCGAACATGTTGTGATTGGCCAGGTTTCGGTACGGGACTGGAAGGGATGGGCAGAGCTCATCGAAGCGTTCGCGCGCGTACGTACAAATCGTCCCGAGGCCCGGCTCCTCCTGATCGGTTGTGAGGGGCCGCGCGAACGATCAAAGATCGAAACGGCAGCGCGAGTGGCGGGCGTTATCGATTACGT is a genomic window of Acidobacteriota bacterium containing:
- a CDS encoding glycosyltransferase family 4 protein, yielding MPSKLRILHLIDKNRLTTGSVVQMMEAARGLARRGHRVSIGGTPGGDLEDACGEHGVGFLGLRFRGPRSCSSIRKLRRYLRAQETEILHVHKGRAHAAALAAATGLGRNPRLVVNRGVVFRLDSFNKLKYHHPRVRAVVCVADAVREVSIGSAALDPSIVHTVYGGTDVKAFDPKRASREPVRSDLDFDSEHVVIGQVSVRDWKGWAELIEAFARVRTNRPEARLLLIGCEGPRERSKIETAARVAGVIDYVVKLPYRTDMADILAACDVVVDASFAGTGITGTIREAMALERAVVATDCGGNKELVIDGDVGLVVPPRDTDALASALIRLAEDPSLRRRLGTAARKRVVDHFTTEHRIDKLEALYREILD
- a CDS encoding Glu/Leu/Phe/Val dehydrogenase, encoding MATEFNAFAMAQRQFDAVADKLQLEDGLRELLRWPQREYHFTIPVKMDDGTVRVFKGFRVQHNDARGPAKGGIRFHPQETVDTVRALATWMTWKCAVVDIPLGGGKGGVICDPHDLSSREQEALCRGWVRQVARNIGPVQDVPAPDVMTNPQHMVWILDEYEKLAAGHYPGTITGKPVELGGSLGRTEATGYGVIYTVREALKRQGLSIEGGRASMQGFGNVAQYAAKLFIELGGTVVAVACWDNDDQAAYTFRKSDGIDVDYLLSITSRFGTIDKKEAEANGYEILEADAWLDQEVEILVPAALENQITADNVGRIPDTVKIVAEGANGPTTPEADEAFKERGIFVIPDFLANAGGVTCSYFEQVQCNTNFFWPKQEVLERLDQKMTRAFRAVADLADETGEYMRDAAYMIAIQRVATACHLRGWA